The proteins below are encoded in one region of Planctopirus limnophila DSM 3776:
- a CDS encoding galactose-1-phosphate uridylyltransferase, translating into MKSELRVDPITNDVVLISPVRSERPVHLQAVSAPISRHSKPSSDSTDPFLEGNEQLTESESLAIRTGGSLPNTPGWLVRCISNRYPAVFPLQEFGNQISQGDELLSTVGSNNYLDLARQAPLAGIGLHDVVVECPHDETHLSRLSIDQIGLVISLWRDRLRAYMQDGHHWQYGLIFKNHGRLAGASLPHSHSQMMALPFVPPRMLHEFNACRVDYETRRVSLWSELIEQEQLLKRRVVQKTSRFLVVAPYASRFPFELRILPLKAQAHFSSITDDDCEELASLLKRLLTALETVAHDPDYNLVIHTAPLREQELSAFHWRLEILPRMGGIAGFEWGTGAFINAVPPEVAAAQYREALS; encoded by the coding sequence ATGAAAAGTGAACTTCGAGTCGATCCCATAACGAACGATGTGGTTCTGATATCGCCCGTTCGCAGTGAGCGACCAGTTCATCTTCAAGCGGTTTCGGCTCCGATCAGTCGCCATTCAAAGCCATCAAGCGACTCAACAGATCCATTTCTGGAAGGAAATGAGCAACTGACAGAGTCTGAGTCGCTGGCGATCCGTACGGGGGGGAGTCTTCCCAATACACCAGGGTGGCTCGTTCGCTGTATCTCCAATCGTTATCCCGCTGTTTTCCCGTTGCAGGAGTTTGGGAATCAAATTTCTCAGGGGGACGAACTGTTATCGACGGTGGGGTCTAACAACTATCTAGATCTAGCGAGGCAAGCTCCACTCGCCGGGATTGGCCTGCACGACGTGGTTGTCGAATGTCCTCATGATGAAACGCATTTGAGCAGGCTCTCGATAGATCAAATCGGTCTGGTGATCAGTCTCTGGAGAGATCGATTGCGGGCTTACATGCAGGACGGGCACCACTGGCAGTACGGGTTGATCTTCAAGAATCATGGACGACTCGCGGGGGCATCGCTTCCTCACAGCCATTCGCAGATGATGGCACTGCCTTTCGTCCCACCTCGAATGCTCCACGAATTCAACGCCTGCCGAGTCGATTATGAGACACGTCGAGTCTCCTTATGGAGCGAATTGATCGAGCAGGAACAGTTGCTCAAGCGACGCGTGGTTCAAAAGACCTCTCGATTTTTGGTGGTGGCGCCTTACGCCAGCCGCTTTCCGTTTGAACTTCGTATTCTGCCACTAAAGGCGCAAGCACATTTCAGTTCCATCACCGACGATGACTGCGAGGAACTTGCCAGCCTGCTCAAACGATTATTAACCGCGTTAGAAACAGTGGCCCATGATCCGGATTACAATCTGGTGATTCATACGGCCCCACTTCGTGAACAAGAGCTGTCAGCTTTTCACTGGCGGCTCGAGATTTTGCCGCGTATGGGAGGAATTGCGGGCTTTGAATGGGGAACTGGCGCATTCATCAACGCTGTTCCCCCGGAAGTCGCCGCTGCTCAATATCGGGAAGCACTTTCCTGA
- a CDS encoding PVC-type heme-binding CxxCH protein: protein MDRLSFRVAMLAWVFAAALPLIPESFGQETYSPPISEKSDEAELAKSRFKFPKGVEVKLAASEPEIANPVAFCFDEQGNLYVAETFRQSKGVEDNRSHMNWLQDDLSAQTVADRVAYMRKHIPDADKRYTKEHDRIRKLEDRDGDGVYETATVFADGFNDIADGTGAGILAWNGNVYYTCIPKLWMLTDTNGDGVADQKKVLSEGYGVRFAFRGHDSHGLAIGPDGRLYFSIGDRGYNITTPEGKLVNPDRGAVFRCEPDGSNLEVFATGLRNPQELAFDNRGRLFTGDNNSDGGDKARWTYVMRQSDTGWRMNYQYLNDRGPWNREKLWHPAHPEQAAYIVPPILNFSDGPSGLTHNPGTGLPAKYDDWFFLADFRGTPAISGIRALVNKPKGAGFEIAESEMFIWGILATDVDFGYDSNLYVTDWVNGWEGLGKGRVYRFADAANTSGSEVAKLFREGFTDRSIEDLTKLLSHADYRVRQRAQFALVSRQATQVLAQQATKSSSTFARLHAIWGLGQLARQKLPTAELLLPLLADPSAEVREATCVALGDLRYQPAAAQLGKLLKDADAHVQAQAAIALGQLKGHGQEKALVEALTLSNNTDPFLRHALVVGLTGVGDSQQIAALLKNPSPAVRLAAVVALRRMESADLGMALSDADPLIVLEAARAIHDLPTTTHLEKLAALPIAGTTSDALARRILNASYRIGNVESALRVAQVAANSSVSDSLRIEAIEELLNWNSPAVLDRVLGDYRPLATRNVEIADAIRPLLTSMLASPTKVREAATKLAAKYGIEEVQPILREAALSVKAESSERLAALSALKSLKDSQLTEIASKLIDDANPEVRAGAAAVLVKLDGARSLKYLETLTPQSPSVEVQQGIATLASLSDEQAQKTLDAWFLRLADRSAPPEVWLDLIEAAQKKKSEVSKKALASFESSRDANDHLSKHRELVAGGDIERGRDIFFNRSEVSCQRCHKVGSQGGEVGPVLTKIGAEKSSEYLLEAIVDPNRVIAKGFETAILGMEDGRVLVGIIKSESNGKLILQPAEGQPITVNVAEIEERSVGKSGMPEDLAGKISRRDLRDLVAYLASLKRDVDAAAHGSSSAHGAAHP from the coding sequence ATGGATCGATTGAGTTTTCGAGTCGCCATGCTGGCTTGGGTTTTTGCCGCAGCGTTACCTTTGATTCCGGAATCTTTTGGGCAGGAGACCTATTCGCCACCGATCAGTGAAAAGTCAGATGAAGCGGAACTGGCGAAATCTCGATTCAAATTCCCCAAAGGCGTTGAGGTCAAGCTGGCTGCTTCAGAGCCGGAAATTGCCAACCCTGTCGCTTTCTGTTTCGACGAACAGGGAAATCTCTATGTGGCTGAGACATTCCGGCAGAGCAAAGGTGTAGAAGACAATCGCAGCCATATGAACTGGTTGCAGGATGACCTTTCTGCACAGACTGTCGCCGACCGCGTGGCCTACATGCGAAAGCACATTCCCGATGCTGACAAGCGCTACACCAAAGAACACGATCGCATTCGAAAACTCGAAGATCGCGATGGTGATGGGGTCTACGAAACCGCCACTGTCTTTGCTGATGGGTTCAACGATATCGCAGACGGGACAGGTGCGGGCATACTCGCATGGAATGGAAACGTCTATTACACCTGCATCCCCAAACTCTGGATGCTCACCGATACCAACGGCGATGGCGTAGCTGATCAGAAAAAAGTGCTCAGCGAAGGCTATGGGGTAAGGTTCGCTTTTCGTGGGCACGATTCCCACGGCTTAGCCATTGGTCCCGATGGCAGGCTCTATTTCAGCATTGGTGACCGCGGCTACAACATCACAACTCCTGAAGGCAAGCTCGTTAATCCCGACCGTGGGGCTGTTTTTCGATGCGAACCCGACGGCAGCAACCTTGAAGTCTTCGCCACCGGATTACGCAATCCTCAGGAACTGGCGTTTGATAATCGCGGACGCCTTTTCACTGGTGACAACAACTCAGATGGTGGCGACAAAGCCCGTTGGACATACGTCATGCGTCAGAGCGATACCGGCTGGCGCATGAACTACCAATATCTCAACGATCGTGGTCCCTGGAATCGTGAGAAGCTCTGGCATCCGGCTCATCCGGAACAGGCTGCCTACATTGTTCCACCCATTTTGAACTTTTCCGATGGGCCATCAGGTCTGACTCATAATCCGGGAACCGGCCTGCCCGCCAAGTATGACGACTGGTTTTTTCTAGCCGATTTTCGCGGGACACCTGCTATCAGCGGGATCCGCGCACTGGTGAATAAGCCCAAGGGGGCTGGATTTGAGATTGCCGAATCAGAAATGTTCATCTGGGGCATTCTCGCGACTGATGTCGATTTCGGATACGACAGCAATCTCTACGTCACCGACTGGGTCAACGGTTGGGAAGGCCTCGGTAAAGGCCGCGTTTATCGATTTGCCGATGCTGCAAACACCTCCGGTAGTGAAGTCGCAAAACTCTTCCGCGAAGGTTTTACAGATCGATCGATCGAGGATCTGACAAAGCTGTTGTCTCACGCTGATTATCGCGTGCGGCAGCGAGCACAGTTTGCCCTGGTTTCCAGGCAAGCCACCCAAGTGCTGGCTCAACAGGCGACAAAGAGCTCGTCCACTTTTGCCAGACTGCATGCCATCTGGGGCCTGGGGCAACTGGCGCGACAAAAACTTCCGACTGCAGAACTGCTTCTCCCGCTCCTGGCGGATCCTTCAGCCGAAGTTCGCGAAGCCACTTGCGTCGCTTTAGGTGATCTTCGCTATCAACCTGCTGCTGCCCAGTTGGGAAAGCTGCTGAAAGATGCCGATGCTCATGTCCAGGCGCAGGCAGCGATTGCCCTGGGCCAGTTGAAAGGGCACGGTCAGGAAAAAGCCTTGGTTGAAGCTCTGACATTAAGCAACAACACAGATCCGTTTTTGCGACACGCTCTGGTTGTGGGTCTGACAGGTGTGGGTGATTCCCAGCAGATTGCGGCACTTTTGAAGAATCCCTCCCCTGCCGTCCGCCTGGCTGCCGTGGTGGCATTAAGGCGTATGGAATCTGCCGATTTAGGTATGGCCCTCTCCGATGCCGACCCCCTCATCGTGCTCGAAGCGGCCAGAGCCATCCATGACCTCCCGACGACGACTCATCTGGAAAAACTGGCGGCTCTGCCCATCGCTGGAACAACTTCTGACGCGCTTGCCCGCCGGATTCTGAATGCGAGCTATCGTATCGGCAACGTTGAATCAGCCTTACGGGTGGCACAGGTTGCAGCGAATTCTTCGGTGTCAGACTCATTGCGGATCGAAGCGATTGAAGAGCTCCTCAACTGGAATAGCCCTGCTGTGCTTGATCGTGTCTTGGGTGATTATCGCCCACTGGCCACACGAAATGTGGAGATTGCTGACGCCATCAGACCACTTCTGACGTCGATGCTTGCCAGCCCGACCAAAGTTCGAGAAGCAGCCACCAAGCTCGCCGCCAAGTATGGCATCGAGGAAGTTCAGCCCATTCTGCGAGAAGCGGCTCTCTCGGTGAAAGCCGAAAGTTCCGAACGATTGGCAGCACTATCCGCTTTGAAATCATTGAAAGATTCTCAGCTGACAGAAATCGCCTCGAAGCTGATTGATGATGCGAACCCGGAGGTTCGAGCCGGTGCTGCTGCCGTCCTTGTCAAACTGGATGGTGCTCGATCTTTGAAATACCTGGAAACATTGACGCCCCAATCCCCCTCCGTCGAGGTGCAACAGGGGATCGCCACGTTGGCCAGTCTGTCGGATGAACAAGCACAGAAAACGCTGGACGCCTGGTTCCTTCGACTGGCAGATCGGTCAGCACCTCCGGAAGTCTGGCTGGACTTAATTGAAGCTGCTCAGAAGAAAAAATCGGAAGTCTCGAAAAAGGCACTCGCCAGTTTTGAATCTTCACGAGACGCCAATGATCATCTCTCGAAACATCGTGAACTTGTGGCTGGTGGTGATATCGAACGTGGTCGAGATATTTTCTTCAATCGCAGTGAAGTGAGTTGCCAGCGTTGCCACAAAGTCGGTTCTCAAGGTGGCGAAGTGGGGCCTGTCCTGACAAAAATTGGTGCCGAAAAATCGTCAGAGTATCTGCTCGAAGCAATTGTCGATCCCAATCGAGTGATTGCCAAGGGCTTTGAAACAGCCATTCTCGGTATGGAAGATGGCCGTGTGCTGGTGGGAATTATCAAGTCTGAGAGTAATGGAAAACTGATTCTGCAGCCCGCTGAAGGGCAACCCATCACGGTCAATGTGGCGGAAATCGAAGAACGCTCAGTGGGTAAATCCGGCATGCCCGAAGATCTTGCGGGCAAGATTTCCCGCCGAGATTTAAGAGACCTTGTCGCTTACCTGGCAAGTCTGAAGCGGGATGTTGATGCCGCTGCTCACGGCTCAAGTTCGGCCCATGGTGCGGCACATCCGTAA
- a CDS encoding carbon storage regulator: MLVLTRKTNETIQLGGSQITITVVNVGGGRVRLGIQAPSEVRIERLEKTSNRQLSEVTCK, translated from the coding sequence ATGCTTGTTCTCACCCGCAAGACCAATGAAACCATCCAACTGGGTGGCTCCCAAATTACAATCACCGTTGTGAACGTCGGCGGCGGGCGAGTGAGACTGGGAATTCAGGCACCATCTGAAGTACGGATTGAGCGGCTGGAAAAAACTTCCAATCGTCAGCTCTCCGAGGTCACTTGTAAGTAG
- a CDS encoding glucose-1-phosphate adenylyltransferase, producing MRNVVSVILGGGKGTRLYPLTKDRSKPAVPLGGKYRLIDIPISNCLNSGLNRIYLLTQFNSVSLHKHIRQTYRFDRFDGGFVEIMAAQQTMEGEAWYQGTADAVRKNMRHLEQKGIDYVLILSGDQLYRMDFQEMIATHQAAKADVTIAGLPVTREAARGFGVMRLDDTGKVLGFLEKPQTDEEIDLVKMDPKWIDAQGIESKGRDCLASMGIYLFNRDVLVDLLSRSDYHDFGKEIFPMSIRTHKVQVHLFDGYWEDIGTIRSFYDANLDLAKSSPPFSLADAKRPIFTHARFLPPVRLEGATATQTLIADGVSVGTGTVLENCVIGLRCRIGKKSTIRNTIIMGADSYETEAELAANRKLGIPPMGIGDGCVIDGAIIDKDCRIGNNVKITNCQTGTLPKDSPLVLQDGVLVVPKGTTLPDGWSLEALGASR from the coding sequence ATGCGTAATGTTGTGTCTGTAATTCTTGGTGGTGGCAAAGGGACTCGCCTTTACCCTCTGACCAAAGACCGTTCCAAGCCTGCTGTTCCACTGGGCGGAAAGTATCGCCTGATCGACATTCCGATCTCCAACTGCCTGAACAGCGGCCTGAATCGAATCTATCTGCTGACACAGTTCAACTCCGTGAGTCTTCATAAGCACATTCGCCAGACTTATCGATTTGACCGGTTTGATGGCGGATTTGTTGAGATCATGGCTGCTCAGCAGACCATGGAAGGAGAAGCCTGGTACCAGGGGACTGCCGACGCTGTTCGCAAAAACATGCGACATCTCGAACAGAAGGGGATCGATTACGTTCTCATCCTTTCTGGCGACCAGCTCTATCGCATGGATTTCCAGGAAATGATTGCCACACACCAGGCCGCAAAAGCCGATGTGACGATTGCCGGATTACCTGTCACCAGAGAAGCGGCCCGTGGCTTCGGTGTCATGCGTCTGGACGACACCGGCAAGGTGCTTGGCTTCCTCGAAAAGCCCCAGACCGACGAAGAAATCGATCTCGTCAAAATGGATCCCAAATGGATCGATGCCCAGGGAATTGAGAGCAAAGGCCGAGATTGCCTGGCCAGTATGGGGATTTACCTCTTCAATCGCGACGTACTCGTCGATCTGCTTTCTCGCAGCGACTACCACGACTTCGGGAAAGAGATTTTTCCCATGTCGATCCGCACCCATAAAGTTCAAGTGCATCTGTTCGATGGTTACTGGGAAGATATCGGAACCATCCGTTCGTTCTACGATGCCAATCTCGATCTGGCCAAGTCGAGTCCGCCTTTCAGCCTAGCGGATGCGAAACGCCCGATCTTCACTCATGCCAGATTTTTGCCACCCGTGCGTCTCGAAGGGGCCACCGCCACTCAGACGCTCATTGCCGATGGAGTCTCTGTTGGGACGGGAACAGTCCTGGAGAATTGCGTGATCGGGTTGCGTTGTCGGATCGGTAAGAAATCGACAATTCGCAACACGATCATCATGGGTGCCGACTCATACGAAACTGAAGCCGAATTGGCAGCAAACCGTAAGCTGGGAATTCCTCCTATGGGGATTGGCGATGGCTGCGTCATCGACGGCGCCATCATTGATAAAGATTGCCGCATTGGAAACAACGTAAAGATCACCAACTGCCAGACGGGGACACTCCCCAAAGACAGTCCACTCGTGCTGCAGGATGGTGTGCTTGTCGTTCCCAAAGGCACCACCTTGCCCGATGGGTGGTCTCTGGAAGCACTAGGGGCATCACGCTGA
- a CDS encoding ThuA domain-containing protein, translating to MFSATQSTFRFLTGFTPAIYSIIGALCLTAGFATSRLNAAEDYVVYEGSAGPGQGKHIVFLAGDEEYRSEECLPQLAKILAARHGFKCTVLFSIDESTGDINPQNGKSLSHPEAIDTADAFVMLLRFRQWPDETMARFIKAVEAGKPVIALRTSTHAFNYGGNSDSPFAKYGWNYSKAPEWKGGFGKQILGETWVAHHGHHKVEGTRGIIEPSQAEHPILRGVKDVFGDTDVYTANPPADATILMRGEVTKTLEPDSPAVEGKKNNPMQPIAWTRDHKHETGSTSRIFTTTMGSATDIQSEGVRRMIINAVYWGLGQEAAIDPTSNVAFVGEFVPTMYGFGSYKKGIKPADLKMSPEELQQAASR from the coding sequence ATGTTCTCTGCAACTCAATCGACTTTTCGCTTCCTGACGGGATTCACTCCAGCGATCTATTCGATCATTGGAGCATTGTGCCTGACAGCAGGTTTCGCGACGTCTCGCCTTAATGCTGCTGAAGACTATGTTGTTTACGAAGGCTCAGCCGGCCCAGGTCAGGGAAAACACATTGTGTTCCTGGCAGGCGATGAAGAATATCGCTCGGAGGAATGCCTTCCCCAACTGGCAAAAATTCTGGCAGCCCGCCATGGCTTCAAATGCACTGTGCTCTTCTCCATTGATGAGAGCACTGGGGATATCAATCCTCAAAACGGCAAATCACTCAGTCACCCTGAAGCCATTGATACCGCTGACGCATTCGTGATGCTGCTGCGATTTCGTCAATGGCCCGATGAAACCATGGCTCGATTCATCAAGGCTGTCGAAGCTGGCAAACCAGTGATTGCGCTGCGTACCAGCACACACGCTTTCAACTATGGCGGTAACTCAGACAGCCCCTTTGCAAAATACGGCTGGAACTATTCGAAAGCTCCGGAATGGAAAGGCGGTTTTGGCAAGCAGATTCTGGGAGAAACCTGGGTGGCACATCATGGTCATCACAAAGTGGAAGGAACCCGAGGCATTATCGAGCCCTCACAAGCAGAACACCCGATTCTGCGAGGTGTGAAAGATGTCTTTGGCGATACCGACGTTTACACAGCCAATCCACCAGCAGATGCCACCATCCTCATGCGTGGGGAAGTGACCAAAACTCTGGAACCAGATTCGCCCGCAGTCGAAGGGAAGAAAAACAATCCGATGCAGCCAATTGCCTGGACTCGTGACCACAAGCACGAAACAGGCTCGACAAGTCGTATTTTCACGACCACCATGGGCTCAGCCACAGACATTCAAAGCGAAGGTGTCCGCAGGATGATCATCAATGCGGTCTATTGGGGACTGGGGCAGGAAGCCGCCATTGATCCCACCTCGAATGTGGCTTTTGTCGGCGAATTTGTACCGACCATGTATGGCTTTGGTTCCTACAAAAAGGGGATTAAACCCGCCGATCTGAAGATGTCGCCAGAAGAACTTCAACAGGCGGCCAGTCGTTAG
- a CDS encoding DUF2237 family protein — protein sequence MRTASNVLGTPLIPCGFDPLTGFYRDGCCNTGGDDTGLHLVCSEVTEEFLQFSKARGNDLVTPVPQWNFPGLKPGDRWCLCVVRWKEALEHGVAPPVVLEATHISTLEFVTLDELNEHSVSSSD from the coding sequence ATGAGAACAGCCAGTAATGTCTTGGGAACTCCCCTGATTCCCTGTGGTTTTGACCCTTTGACGGGCTTCTATCGAGACGGTTGCTGCAATACCGGGGGTGACGACACAGGCCTGCATCTGGTTTGTTCAGAAGTCACCGAAGAATTTCTGCAGTTTTCCAAGGCGCGTGGTAATGATCTCGTTACGCCAGTTCCTCAGTGGAATTTTCCCGGATTAAAGCCCGGAGACCGCTGGTGTCTGTGTGTTGTCCGTTGGAAGGAAGCACTCGAACACGGCGTCGCTCCTCCCGTGGTTCTCGAAGCAACTCATATCTCGACACTCGAATTCGTGACACTCGATGAACTCAACGAGCACTCAGTGTCATCCAGTGACTGA
- a CDS encoding outer membrane protein assembly factor BamB family protein, which produces MTRSAARRAGRSIASVPGVLLLMGVILSGLGHGAQAEDWPWFLGSTHLGISHETDLAKKWPASGPPVLWKATIGEGYSAPSVVGDRVIIHHRIRKQEFVDCLKATTGERLWRYETTTSYVDPYGYNGGPRATPLIAQGLVITFGAEGRLICLDLEHGQLKWEVDCAKKWRVPEHFFGFGCSPIIDGQRLIVLVGGQPNSGVVAFDLATGNVLWEAVGKSTWDGCVTSTGKPYRWTGEEMVVSYSSPVIHEVDGKRHLLCLMRQGLVSLDPETGKERFHYWFRARVHESVNAARPVVWGRKILLVAAYEAGSVLLELQPGGVGVIEVWKKPDQLQAHWSTPFYDQGVIYGFSGRHENGAMLQAVDAESGELLWEESGLNIDAELLERSSQTGRLKRRDTGEEVPWPFFGRGSKIRIGDRYILWSERGTLMLGEFSRQGYREVSRTGWEDLSYPTWVAPVLANGQLYLRDEDTLLCLDVAEPRIEPKTPGK; this is translated from the coding sequence ATGACAAGGTCTGCAGCACGCCGGGCAGGACGATCCATTGCATCAGTGCCAGGTGTGCTGCTGCTGATGGGCGTAATTTTGTCAGGTCTGGGCCATGGGGCTCAGGCCGAAGATTGGCCATGGTTTCTGGGTTCGACACATCTCGGAATCTCCCATGAGACAGATCTGGCGAAGAAATGGCCTGCTTCAGGGCCTCCCGTGTTATGGAAAGCCACAATTGGTGAAGGTTATTCGGCACCTTCGGTTGTCGGTGATCGAGTAATCATTCATCACCGGATCAGAAAACAGGAGTTTGTCGATTGCCTGAAAGCCACGACTGGGGAAAGGCTCTGGCGATATGAGACGACCACGTCGTATGTCGATCCTTACGGATACAATGGCGGCCCGAGAGCCACTCCGCTGATTGCCCAAGGTCTGGTGATCACCTTTGGGGCGGAGGGGCGACTGATCTGTCTGGATCTCGAACATGGCCAGTTGAAGTGGGAAGTGGATTGTGCCAAAAAATGGCGGGTGCCTGAGCATTTCTTTGGATTTGGCTGCAGCCCGATCATCGATGGCCAGCGTTTGATTGTCCTGGTCGGCGGACAACCAAATTCGGGTGTCGTGGCTTTTGATCTCGCCACAGGAAACGTCCTTTGGGAAGCCGTAGGAAAGTCAACCTGGGATGGCTGTGTGACTTCAACAGGAAAGCCCTATCGCTGGACTGGAGAAGAAATGGTGGTCAGTTACTCATCGCCTGTCATTCATGAAGTCGATGGCAAAAGGCATTTACTCTGTCTGATGCGGCAGGGATTAGTCTCGCTCGATCCAGAAACCGGTAAGGAGCGATTTCACTACTGGTTCCGCGCGCGAGTCCATGAATCGGTTAATGCTGCTAGGCCTGTCGTCTGGGGTCGAAAAATTCTTTTAGTCGCGGCTTATGAAGCCGGATCTGTGCTGTTGGAACTTCAGCCTGGCGGGGTGGGTGTTATAGAAGTCTGGAAGAAGCCCGATCAGTTACAGGCCCACTGGTCAACTCCCTTTTATGATCAAGGAGTTATCTATGGGTTTTCTGGCAGGCATGAAAATGGTGCGATGCTTCAGGCCGTCGATGCAGAATCGGGTGAGCTTTTGTGGGAAGAATCTGGCTTGAATATCGATGCCGAACTTCTGGAGAGAAGTTCGCAGACAGGTCGATTGAAACGTCGCGATACGGGTGAAGAGGTTCCCTGGCCATTTTTTGGGCGAGGCTCAAAAATCCGCATCGGAGATCGGTATATCTTATGGAGTGAACGTGGCACTCTCATGCTGGGGGAATTCTCTCGTCAGGGTTATCGAGAGGTTAGTCGTACCGGTTGGGAAGATCTCAGTTATCCCACGTGGGTGGCACCAGTTCTTGCCAATGGTCAATTGTATCTGCGGGATGAAGACACCCTGCTCTGCCTCGATGTCGCAGAACCCCGTATAGAGCCAAAAACACCCGGTAAGTGA
- a CDS encoding DOMON domain-containing protein, whose amino-acid sequence MIPALFAFRFEWPVPRLDPWKKDSANWVPIDSQHRLQRVKLGTGTAGNSLEIYLGWNAEGLGVRCLAGNLPDRPVSNPLQASSTDGLQIWIDTRNTQNIHRASRFCHHFCCLPTTTKGAQKGVVIQQPIARAKDEQALANPDEIPCRSRVDAQGYDLEVWLPAGKLEGFDPIGSPRLSFYYRWIHHGIPDQFLTVGLEFPVDADPSLWQTIVLS is encoded by the coding sequence GTGATTCCTGCGTTATTTGCATTTCGATTTGAATGGCCAGTCCCCAGGCTTGATCCGTGGAAGAAAGATTCTGCGAACTGGGTTCCCATCGATTCCCAGCATCGATTGCAGAGAGTTAAGCTGGGCACTGGGACAGCGGGAAACTCACTCGAAATTTATCTCGGTTGGAATGCTGAGGGGTTGGGTGTGCGCTGCCTGGCTGGGAATCTCCCTGATCGACCGGTCTCGAACCCATTGCAGGCGAGTTCGACCGATGGCCTGCAGATCTGGATCGATACGCGAAATACGCAAAACATTCATCGTGCTTCCCGGTTCTGCCACCACTTCTGTTGCCTCCCCACAACGACAAAAGGGGCGCAAAAGGGAGTCGTGATTCAACAGCCGATCGCTCGAGCGAAAGATGAGCAAGCACTGGCTAACCCCGATGAAATTCCCTGTCGTAGTCGAGTCGATGCCCAGGGATATGACCTGGAAGTCTGGCTACCGGCTGGAAAGCTGGAAGGGTTTGATCCGATCGGCAGTCCGCGACTCAGCTTTTACTATCGATGGATTCACCATGGAATTCCTGATCAGTTTCTGACAGTGGGGCTGGAGTTTCCCGTGGATGCTGATCCCAGTTTATGGCAGACCATTGTGTTGTCGTAG